A window from Salvelinus fontinalis isolate EN_2023a chromosome 8, ASM2944872v1, whole genome shotgun sequence encodes these proteins:
- the racgap1 gene encoding rac GTPase-activating protein 1, with protein MDTAVMNLHSLFGNLRSHVDILNESIEPQFIQMALNFEDCRRRWLRLERDLGSCKEVLSKAETERGALEVKLKHARNQVDVEIRRRQKAEADCDKLDRQIQLIRELLITEGSSNSIQLNEEQRSALAFLNARSQAAPANLNTSRRLKTIDESASISSDISYDKTDDSLDWDSSIVRTVRLKKREKRRSASRNFVDGPPCASKRSRSTGRTSEKGNESLVAKTTVTVPANGGPIEAVSTIESVPYWTRSRRKTATQEWDSESVKSEDVMFKQPSRPQEPSTPQGNGGVRLHEFVSKTVIKPESCVPCGKRIKFGKISLKCRDCRVVTHPECRERCPLPCIPSLSGTPVKIGQGTLTDYVSHVQSPMIPSLVVHCVNEIEQRGLHETGLYRLSGSDRTVKELKEKFLRGKTVPLLSKVDDINCVTGLLKDFLRNLKEPLLTFRLNRTFMEVAELADEDNSIALMYQTISDLPQANRDTLAFLAIHLQRVAQSLDTKMDITNLARVFGPTIVGHAVPDPEPMTILQDTKRQPKVIERLLGLPVEYWSQFMMVDHDQPHPDHMIIENNNCYTPDHKVSMLGPLTTPEHHQMNKTPSSSSLGQRMKSTLSKTTPKFGSKSKSVVGVGFASRQGNFFASPLLK; from the exons ATGGACACTGCTGTGATGAACCTACACAGCCTGTTTGGCAATCTGCGGTCTCATGTAGACATACTCAATGAGAGCATTGAGCCCC AGTTCATCCAGATGGCCCTCAACTTTGAGGACTGCCGTCGTAGATGGCTCAGGCTTGAGCGGGACCTGGGGTCCTGTAAGGAAGTGCTTTCCAAGGCAGAAACGGAGAGGGGAGCCCTGGAAGTCAAACTCAAGCATGCTCGAAATCAAGTCGACGTGGAGATTCGCCGCCGCCAGAAGGCAGAAGCTGACTGTGATAAGTTG GACCGCCAGATCCAGCTGATTCGGGAGCTTCTGATCACTGAGGGCTCCAGCAATAGCATCCAGCTGAATGAAGAGCAGCGTTCTGCTCTGGCCTTCCTTAACGCTCGTTCTCAGGCGGCACCAGCCAACCTTAACACCAGCCGAAG ATTGAAGACCATAGATGAGTCTGCCTCTATTTCATCAGACATCAGCTATGATAAAACGGATGACTCTCTG GACTGGGACTCATCCATCGTGAGAACTGTGCGACTGAAGAAACGTGAAAAGAGG CGTTCTGCCTCAAGAAATTTTGTTGATGGTCCCCCATGTGCTTCCAAAAGGTCTCGATCAACAGGCAGAACTTCTGAGAAG GGAAATGAGTCTCTTGTGGCCAAGACTACAGTGACCGTGCCTGCTAACGGAGGTCCCATCGAAGCTGTTTCTACTATTGAGTCTGTTCCCTACTGGACTCGGAGCAGGAGAAAGACTG CTACACAGGAGTGGGACTCAGAGTCGGTAAAATCTGAGGATGTCATGTTCAAACAGCCCAGCAGGCCTCAGGAACCCAGCACGCCCCAGGGTAACGGAGGTGTCCGTCTGCACGAGTTTGTCTCCAAAACG GTAATCAAGCCAGAGTCATGTGTACCTTGTGGCAAGAGGATCAAGTTCGGAAAGATCTCCTTGAAGTGTCGTGACTGCAGAGTGGTCACCCACCCAGAGTGTCGTGAACGCTGTCCCCTGCCATGCATCCCCAGCCTGAGTGGCACTCCTGTCAAAATCGGACAG GGTACGCTTACAGACTACGTCTCTCATGTCCAATCTCCCATGATTCCCTCTTTGGTGGTGCACTGCGTCAATGAGATTGAGCAGAGGGGCCTACATGAG ACCGGCCTCTATCGGCTGTCCGGTTCAGACCGCACGGTCAAGGAACTGAAGGAGAAGTTCCTGCGTGGGAAGACTGTCCCACTGCTCAGCAAGGTGGATGATATCAACTGCGTCACTGGGCTCCTCAAAGACTTCCTCAGGAACCTCAAAGAGCCCCTCCTCACCTTCCGCCTCAACCGCACCTTCATGGAGGTTGCAG AGCTTGCGGATGAGGATAACAGCATTGCCCTGATGTACCAGACAATCAGTGACCTGCCACAGGCTAACAGGGACACCCTGGCCTTCTTGGCCATTCATCTTCAGAG GGTTGCACAAAGCCTGGACACTAAGATGGACATCACCAACCTGGCTCGGGTGTTTGGGCCAACTATCGTTGGCCATGCAGTGCCTGACCCAGAGCCCATGACAATCCTGCAGGACACCAAACGCCAGCCCAAG GTTATTGAGCGCCTGCTGGGCCTGCCGGTGGAGTACTGGAGCCAGTTCATGATGGTGGACCATGACCAGCCGCACCCTGATCATATGATTATCGAGAACAATAACTGTTATACCCCTGACCACAAAG TGAGCATGCTGGGTCCTCTCACCACTCCAGAGCACCACCAGATGAACAAAACCCCATCCTCCAGCTCTCTGGGTCAACGCATGAAGTCCACCCTGAGCAAGACTACACCCAA ATTTGGGAGTAAGAGCAAGTCTGTCGTGGGAGTGGGATTCGCCAGTCGCCAAGGAAACTTTTTTGCATCGCCGCTCCTCAAGTAA